A genomic window from Lotus japonicus ecotype B-129 chromosome 1, LjGifu_v1.2 includes:
- the LOC130712615 gene encoding rhodanese-like domain-containing protein 11, chloroplastic has product METLSFPINTLINSKANYISLTASTNYASLSSLQLSPSSTSTPLCWKGVVRVQAESEDFELKQMRDMAAARKRWEALIRDGKVKVLTPREAGYAVQLSNKPLLDVRPSNEHYKAWVRGSTWIPIFDVDHTLDAGTIPRKITNFVIGGWWSGMPTLSYESQFLAKVEEKFPKDTELIVACQKGVRSLAACELLYNAGYKNLFWVQGGLEAAEDEDLVVEGPVPLKFAGIGGVSEFLGWTDQQRAAAAKEGWGYRLVFSARLLGILLAADALFIGAQQIGHYLQEIRTH; this is encoded by the exons ATGGAAACACTATCCTTTCCCATAAACACTCTTATCAATTCCAAAGCTAACTACATTTCTCTGACTGCTTCTACTAATTATGCCTCACTCTCTTCCTTACAACTCTCTCCTTCTTCCACATCCACACCCCTATGTTGG AAGGGTGTTGTTCGAGTTCAAGCTGAGAGTGAGGATTTTGAATTGAAGCAAATGAGGGACATGGCTGCTGCCAGAAAGAGATGGGAAGCTCTG ATCAGGGATGGAAAAGTTAAAGTTCTTACCCCAAGGGAAGCTGGGTATGCAGTTCAACTTTCTAACAAGCCCCTTCTTGATGTTCGCCCCTCAAATGAACACTACAAG GCATGGGTGAGAGGTTCAACTTGGATTCCAATATTTGATGTTGATCATACACTAGATGCTGGAACCATTCCCagaaaaatcacaaattttGTTATTG GAGGTTGGTGGAGTGGCATGCCTACACTGTCTTACGAAAG CCAGTTCTTGGCCAAAGTTGAGGAGAAGTTTCCCAAAGATACAGAATTAATCGTTGCATGCCAGAAGGGAGTGAG ATCACTAGCTGCCTGTGAACTACTGTATAATGCTGGCTACAAAAATCTGTTCTGGGTTCAAGGAGGCTTAGAGGCTGCTGAAGATGAG GATCTCGTTGTAGAGGGTCCAGTGCCTCTTAAGTTTGCTGGAATTGGTGGCGTTTCTGAGTTTCTTGG TTGGACTGATCAACAAAGAGCTGCTGCAGCCAAGGAAGGTTGGGGATATAGATTAGTGTTTTCCGCACGCCTG CTTGGAATCTTACTTGCCGCCGATGCATTATTTATCGGTGCTCAGCAAATCGGGCACTATCTTCAGGAGATTAGGACCCATTGA